GCCGTGCTGGAGGGTCGTGATCGTCTCACCGTCGAACACCGCCGCGCGTTCGATGGCGGGGATGCCCGGGCCGTCGTCGGTGACTTTGAGAAGGACCTCGTCGCCCTCCTCCTCGACGACCAGCCGGACGGCGGTTCCCTCGGGCGTGTGTTCGACAGCGTTCTCGACGAGGTTGTCGAGCGCGTCGTACAGCCCCGGTCCGCCAGGGACCGCCACCGACGGCCGTATCGACGGGTGGACGGTGACCGTCTCCGGGTAGTCCTCTGTCACACTCCGGGCCAGCGAACCCGGATCGATCGGCCGTTCCGTCGTGTTCTCCAGGGCCGACTCGACCTCCTTGGCCTGCTGGCTGACCGCGTCGAGACGACCCGCAGCGTCCAGAATCCGCTCTGTCATCGTGATCGTGTACGAGTCCGTGGCGGCCGAGTTGAGATGTTGTGCCGCGCCGATGACCACAGAGAGGTCGTTCCGGAGGTTGTGTCGTAACACACGGTGGAGGACCCGAAGGCGCTGCTGGCGACGACGGTCCTCGGTGACGTCGGTGTAGATGGCAAAGCCGTACTGCCGACCGTCGTCGGCCTGATAGGGGACACTGTGGTAGTCGAACTCGCGCCACCCGTCGACGGTCTTCCGGGCGACGATGGCGTGGTTGGCCTTCCCGTCGGCGGTTCGCTGGTCGTAGTCCATCGCCTCCTCGTCTTTCTGTTCGGGGACGATGAACTCGTTGAGCGATTCGCCGACGATATCGGCCGGATCGTACCCGAACGTCTCCGCAAACGGCGTGTTGACCGCGTGGACGAGGGGCTCCCGATCGACGATCTCGAAGGCGACCGCCGGGTCCTGGATGAGGTCGAACAGGCGGTCGAACCGGTCGTGGACGCTCGTCGACCGGTGGACCGAGCAGACGACCGCGCCGTCGGCGGCGGTAAGCTCGATCGTCGCCGGGACCTGCCGGTCGCCGAGATCGAACACGACTTGACAACGCCCGGTCTGTCGGTCGTCGGTCTCTTGGACGGCACGGAGTTCGCGCATGACCGTCTCGGCGTCGTCGGCCGGGAGCAGCGACGTGAGTTGCCTTCCTTGGAGGGCACCGGGTGCCATCGACAGCAGCGTCGCGAACTCCTCGGTGACGAACGAGAGCCGTCCGTCCCGGTCGATTCCGAACATCAGCGGGCCGTGACCCGAAGGAGCGGCGCTTCCGATAGTTCGGGTATCGGCCGCCGGACACCGGTCGTCCCCGTCGGTGACGCGAGGAGTTCGGCGGTCGTGTCGGCGACGGTGTTGCGTCCTGTCTCCCGAGCGTCGAAGACCCCGTCGTCGTTCTCGTAGCGAACTTCCCGGGCGGTCCGCTCGCCGACGGCGGCCGATGTCGCCTGGACGACGGCGAGTGCTCCCCGGGCGTTCGCGATACGCCGGTCTCCGGTCGTCACCTCCGGAACTGCTGGTTCGTTGTCTACGGGCATGGTCACAGAATGAGGTAACATATAGGCAGGTATTCAGGTAGTTCCACGACGATCGTCCGATAGGTCCGTTGGTACAGTAGACTTGTTCGAACGAGTCCTCATAACCTTGGTGTCGGTGACAACACCCGCCACAGCGGCGCGCGCGCAAGCATTTCGGGGTGGTATCGGCCCGACCGGACGATTCGACAGTCGACATTCGTCCAGAATGCTCGCAGACGAATGCGTTATTTCTTGACGGAGAACAACCTTATATCGATAATATTGTTCTGCAATTCGGACGATCGTCTACTGTATCCCCCAAATACCCACGTTCATAAACCAAACCCTTATGTAGTCGACTCACAAGAGACTTCTCCGTGAACGAAGTGGATAAAGTTGGGCCAGATGGCGATAGAGTTGGACGTTCAAACTAAACTGCGAACCAAACTGAAACAGGTGAACACAAACAATGGTACTTGCACCACTCCAGGTAACGGCTGACGCACTCAATTACACGTGGATCCTCGTGGTATCGTTCCTGATCTTCTTCATGCACGCCGGCTTCGCCATGCTCGAGGCGGGGCAGGTGCGCTCGAAGAACGTCGCGAACCAGCTGACGAAGAACCTCCTGACCTGGTCGGTCGGGGTGACAGTGTTCTTCGCGATCGGCTCCGGCATCGCCTCACTGGCCGGTGGCGGCGGCTTCTCGGCCGCCTTCATGACCACCGGAACGGGCTGGATCGACTGGCTCTACGGCGCAGTGTTCGCGATGACCGCCGCGACCATCGTCTCCGGGGCCGTGGCCGGTCGCGCGAAACTCCGTGCGTACATGACCTACACCTTCCTGCTGGCCGCAGTCATCTACCCGGTCGTCATCGCGATGACCTGGAGTTCGACTGGCCCGGGACTGGTCGAAGTCATCACCGGCACCGCCTTCACTGACTTCGCGGGCGGGATGATCGTCCACGGGATGGGCGGCATCGCCGGCCTGACCGCGGCGGCCATCCTCGGCCCCCGGATGGGACGGTTCAACGAGGACGGCTCCGCGAACGTCATCCCCGGTCACTCGATGACCTTCGCCGTGCTCGGGACGTTGATCCTGGCCTTCGGCTGGTACGGCTTCAACGTCGGTACCTCGGCGATCATCGGTGACGCGTTCCTGGGCGAACAGCTCGGTCGCGTCGCGATGACGACAACCATCTCGATGGCGATGGGTGCCATCGGCGCCGCGGGCGTCGCGTGGTTCAAGACGGGCAAAGTCGACACGCTGTACGTCGCAAACGGCCTGCTGGCCGGCCTCGTCGGTATCACGGCGATCCCCCACACCACGGCGTGGTGGGGCGCGTTCGTCGTCGGTATCCTCTCGGGCGCTCAGCTCCCGATCGTCTTCAACTTCGTCGAACGGACGCTCAACATCGACGACGTGTGTGCGGTCTTCCCAGTCCACGGCAGTGCGGGCGTGCTCGGGACGCTGCTGTACCCGTTCGTGGCCGCCGGTAGTGTCGCGATCGTCCCCGCGTTCATCGCACAGTTCGTCGGTGTCGTCATCATCGGTGGCTGGACGCTGACCGCGACGGCCGTGATCTGGTTCGTCCTGAAGTCGGTCGGGCAGGCACGCGTCACGCCCGAACACGAACAGGAAGGGCTGGACGTCAGCGAACACGGCGTCGAGACCTACCCCGAGTTCGGTAGTGACGGTGTCGTCGCGGACGGTGGCAACGTGAGTGAAATGATCCGCAGCGACGGAGGTTCCAAGGATGAGTGAAACTGACGAACGCGAAATCAAGATGATCGTCGCAATGGTTCGACCGGACAAACTCGGTGACGTCAAGAAAGCCCTCGCGGAGGTCGGCGCACCGTCGCTGACAGTCACCAACGTCTCCGGGCGGGGCTCACAGCCCGCCAAGAAAGGGCAGTGGCGCGGTGAGGAGTACGTCGTCGACCTCCACCAGAAGGTCAAGATCGAGTGTGTCGTCGCCGATACCCCGGCCGGGGATGTCGTCGAGGCGATCAAGGAGGGTGCCCACACTGGCGAGAAAGGCGACGGGAAGGTATTCGTCCTGCCCGTCGAGGAGGCCCACCAGGTCCGGACAGGCGAAAGCGGGCCGGACGCGGTGTAAAGCGCCGGGGATGGTCGACGAGATCGACAGGGCGGTCGTGAACGCGCTGTTGGAGGACGGCAGAGCCAGCGCACGCGATGTCGCCACCGAGACCGGCGTCGCGGCGACGACCGTCTCACGACGGATGGACGAACTGGAGTCGGCCGGTGTCATCGAGAAGTACACGGCCCGCGTCGACTACGGTGCCCTCGGCTACGACGTGACGGCGGTGTTCCAGCTCTCAGTCGACGGTGACGGACTCGTCGAGGTCACCGAGTCGATGGGCGATCAGCACAACCTGCTGGCCGTCTACGAGGTCACGGGCAGCCACGACATCGTCGCGGTCGGGAAGTTCCAGGACACCGACGAGATGAACGCCTACATCAAACGGCTGGTGACAGACGAACACGTCCGATCGGTCTCGACGTCGATCGTCCTGAACGCGGTCCGCGAGCACGAACAGTTCCCGGTCGACGAGGACGACCAGTAACGTCCCGTTTTTTTCCTCGGTGTCGGTTCCCAGGAAAGTATTACCAACAGGTGTAGTCCTATATAACCCGAACCGAATTGTCTCCCACGATGGATAGTGAACAATCATCTAGGCGTGCGGTCCTTCGGGCCGTCGCAGCCGGGACCGCAACAGTTGGCGGGGCCGGCTGTATGGGTGGCGGCGGCGAGAGCGGGTCGACGGCGACACCGAGCCGCTACGCCAACCAGCCCGTCGGCGAAGACAGTGTCACGTTCGGCTTTCCGGTCGCCCTGTCGGGACCGTTCGGCTCGGACGGAGAGCGCCAGGAACGGGGGTTCAGACTCGCGGTCAAACATCTCAACGAGGGTGGCGGCTGGGTCGACAGCGAGAGGTTCGCTGCCCTGAGTGGGGACGGCGTGCTCGGGCGGACCGTCGAGATGGTAACCGGTAATACGGAGTCCTCGCCCGATACCGCCGTCAGTGTCGCCCGGGATCTCGTCGGCTCGGAGGGCGCGGTGATGATCGCCGGGGGGTCCTCGGCCAACACCGCAGTGAAGCTCCTCGATCTCTGTCATCCCCGTGGCGTCGTCCACATGATCGGGTTCGCACCGGGGACAAACGTCACCGGAGCCGACTGTTCACGGTACGGGTTCCAGGAGATGTTCAACCCGAAGATGGCGGCACAAGCACTCATGCCGGTGTTGCTCGACCGGTTCGGTGAGCGTGCGAGCGTCTACGGGCTGCACGCGAACTCGGATTTCGGCTTCACGCAGGCGAACGAACTGCGGCGGGCGATGCTCGACAACAACTGGGATTACCAAGGGGATACGCAGACGACCGTCGGAACCTCCGACTACGGCCCGCAGCTCGAAGAGGCAAAAGCCGCGAACCCGGACGTGTTGGCCCTCTCCTACCGTGGGATCGACGGCGCGAACGCGATCCGACAGGCGAGCGAGGTGTTCGACGACATCGAGATCGTCGCGCCGCTGTTGAGTCCGACGACCGCGGAGCTGGCTGGCGAGGCCATCGAGGGCGTCCTCGGGACGATCTCGTGGGACCCAAGCATCGACACGCCGCTGTCGAAGACGTTCCGTGACTCGTTCCAACAGGAGTTCGGATCGCCGGAGGACCGGCCCAACTGGCGGCTCGGGTCCGATCAGGCCCACCTCGCTTACGGGCAGACGCTCCAGTACGCGGCAGCGGTCGAACGCGCCGGCACGTTCGAACCCCCGTCGGTCATCAGGGAACTCGAAGGCCACCAGTACGCGATGGGGATCGGCCAGGAGACGATGCGAGCCTGTGACCACCAGGCGATCCGCCCGGTCCCGGTCGTCGAAGGGCTCCCGGCCGCCGAGCAGGCCGAGAGTCGGTACTACGACTCCGTGACGATCGCTCGGAACGTCGGCTACGCCTGTAACGAGGACCCGGCCGACGACTGTCGGGAGCTGGGGCCGTACGAGCCGACGACAGAGGTGGAGTGACGGCGGGGAAGACGTATACACGATCGACCAAATACGTAGCTATGAGTCTGGAAGTCGATGTCAGAAAGCTCGACCTGTTCAACCAGATGGCCAAGGAGGGATCGAGCACCGTCGCCGATCACCTCGGGCAACTGACTGGGCTCGACGCCGGAGTCCGGACCTCACAGATCAACTTCCTCGACATCGAGGACGTCAAGACACACATCGGGACCGACCGTCGCGTCGGGATCTACGTCACGCTGGAAGAGGCCCCACACGGCTACGTGTTGTTCATGCTCGAACCGGCAGACAGCAAGCGTCTGGCCGGCGCGATGATGGGCGGGATGGGCGACCCGAGCGAGGGAGAGGGGTTCAGCGAGATGGAACGGTCGGCGATGCAGGAGATCGGCAACATCATGACCTCGGGTTTCATCGACGGGTGGGCGAACGTCCTCCGGACGACCATCGACATGGGGACGCCGAACTTCGTTTACGGGCCGGCAAACGGCATCGTCGACGAGATGGGCGGGTGGCCCGACTCGGAACTCGTCTTCGTTATCAACTCCCGGATCACCGTCGACGACGGCGATCTCGGGATGACCGTCTACACCTTCCCGGAACTGGCGGCGCTGGTCGATCTCATCCAGAACATCGACCTCGAAACGGACGTCGCCGAGGACACCGACGCGGACGACGTGCTCTGAACCGCTCAGGTCGACCGCGAACACAGCAACCGCAGGGTCGCCCGTGTGTCGATCTCCGCGACGGTCTCCGGCGGGGCGGGCTCTGAAACCACGGCCGGCGAGAGCCGATCGAGGAAGTCCGTGGCGGCCCGCGACCCCGTGCCGAGCGTCGTCTCACACGCCTCGATAGCCGCGTCGGTGTCGTAGACGGCCATCAGCGGCCGGCACCGCCCGGCGATCCGCGGGACGGCTCCGTCACCGCGACACTGCTCGAACAGCGTTTCGACGAGCGAGGGGTCGACGAACGGCGTGTCACAGGCGGCGACGACCGTCCACGCGCCGCGGGCGACCCGACAGCCGGTCCGGATGCCGGCGACCGGACCGCCGTCGGGAACCGGATCGATCGCGTAGCGCAGGTCGTGGTCGCCCACAGCCTCGTCGATGGCTGCCCGTTGCTCGTCGCGGCAGTTGACGACGACCTCGTCGACTCCCTCCGAGACGCTGTCGACGACCTGCCGGATCAGCGGGTCGCCGTCGAGTTCGGCGACCGCCTCGTCTTGCTGGCCGAAGCGGGTGGAGTGCCCCCCGGCCAGGACGACCGCGGACCGCATCAGTCGTCCCCGGAGACGGCCGCGTCCGTTCCGCCCGCGCTCCCGACGAACCCGGCGGTGTTGGCGACCTTCGCGACCTCGGGGCGGAACACCCACGCCGACAGCAACACGATGGGGATCATCGAGGCCGCGACGACGGAGTAGCCCAGGTGGAGGTTCGCCAGCCACGGCGCGGAGTAGATCAGCGGGTAGACGATGCCGCCGACGGTACCGACGCCGCCGACGACGCCCGCGACCGCCCCGGAGCTGTTGGGGAACATCGAGGGGACCATCGCGAAGATCGACCCCTCGGCGAACGCACAGGCCGTGCCGACGAGGAAGCCGACGGCCACGGCACCCATCAGAACCCCCGAGAGGCCGGCCAGCGTCATCCCGAACATGGTCAGGACGACGAAACACAGCGTGACGAACGTCCACTGCTCGCGGTAGCGCCCGGTGAAGAAGGGGAGGATGTTCCGTTCCGTGCGGGCGAGCACGTCGCTGACGTAGCCACCGATGGGCCGCAGGAGCCCCGCGGCCACGGAGAACGTCGCCGCGAACGTACTCGCGATGACGAGGTTGTCCTGGTTGAACGCCTCACGGTAGTAGGTCGCGAGCCAGCCGTTCATCGACAGTTCGAGGCCGAAGGTCATCACGTACGCCAGCGCGAGGACGACCGTCCCGTAGCGGGTGGCGGTGTGGAGCCAGTCTTTGAAGCTCGCGTTGTCCTTGGTCGCCTGGCGCTTCTCCTCGCTCTTTGCGGCCTCACCCAGCGTGTAGTAGGCGACCGCCAGTCCGACGGAGACGACACCGGTGTAGAAGAAGGCCGCTCGCCAGTTCGTCGAGAACAGCGGTCCGCTCCACCCGCTGCCGAACACCCGCGGGAGGATGAGCGCGCCGCCCGCGGCACCGGCGTTGCCCACGCCGGCGTAGATGCCCTCTGCCAGCCCGAGGTTCTCCTCCTCGAACCACTCGGCGACGTGCTGGATGCCGATGACGAACGTGATCCCGGCCGTCGCGACGATGATCCGGGTCACGAAAAACAGCGAGTAGTCCCGCATGAACGCACTCGCCATCGAGAACAGCCCGACGTAGGCCAGCACGATGGCGAAGATGGCCGGCGCGCCGAACTTATCGGAGAGCCACCCGGTCAGCATCCGGCCGAACGGTGCCATCCAGATGGCCGAACTGGCGAGAATCCCGATCTCGGCCGTCGACAGGCCGAACTCCTCGGCCATCGGTCCCGTAAACGGCGCGAACGAGAACCAGATCAGGAACGAGAAGTTGAACCCGATCGTCGCCAGCAGCAGGGTCCGGTACTTCGTCATCTTGATCAGACCCATGCTACCACCTCCGCGGGCGTGGACGGCCGTGGGCGAACGATAGTTCTCGATTGTATTTCACGAACTTTATCCCAATTTTCCACTACGTTCGAGCACATTGTAGCTGTATTACCCAATGAAGCAATATCCTATAACGGTATCCGTTTACAAAACTGCAATTAGCTCGGAGTTGGCGGACGAGCGGCAAATGTGGGTGTCGCTACACCGGTTTTGCCGGCCGGATTTCCCAACGTCAAATAGTCGATGGGGTATCTGTGGAATCGTCAATCGGGAGTTCCCCCCGCTGTTCGGCGACGAGGAGGCATCGATCGGTAGCGGGTGGAAAAATTGTGTATGTTTGTTTCCTGTATCGTGATATTTTCACCAATCAGAAGGCCTATTTGGTAGTTTAGATAACAATACCCTAAGTATAAACCGTGGAAATGGCCGAACATCATATCACTCCACTCCGGTGTCGAACAGTCGAACACCGGACGTGGACGCGGTTCAGTACCCGCACGCGAGCGGCGTCGATGGACAACGGGTGTCCGGAGGTGACCCGAGGATGACCCAGTGGAAACCGACGACCTGTATGCGGTGTGCGGTCGGCTGTGGACAGCTCCAGCGTGGCGTCGACGAGGGATACGGTGTCGACGAGGTCCAGGGCAACCACAGACATCCCACGGCCAACGGCCTCGCCTGCGAGCGGGGTATCCGGGAGACGAAAAACCCCGACGGGGAGTGGTTGACCGAGCCACTGATCAGGCGTGGGGACACCCTCCGACCGACGACCTGGGATACGGCGCTCGGAACCGTCGCCGCGGAGTTCCTCCGGGCGATCGGCGACGGGCGCGACTCGGTGGCGGTGCTGGGCAGCGGGCAACAGACCAACGAGGCGGCCTACGCGCTGGGGAAACTGGCCCGAGGGGGAATCGGGACCAGACACTTCGACGCCAACACGACGCTGTGTATGGCCAGTGCTGTCACCGCCTACTACGACGCCTTCGCCAGTGACGCGCCACCCTGTACCTACGACGATATCCCGGCCGCCGATACCCACCTCGTCTGGGGGGCGAACCCGGCGGTCGCCCATCCGGTGTTGTACCGGTGGCTCCTCGATAGCGCCAACGAGACGGACGGACGGTTGGTCGTCGTCGATCCGGTCGCCAGCGAGACCGCCGCCGACGCCGACCGCCACGTGGCGCTCGAACCCGGCACTGATCTCGTCCTCGCGCGCGCAGTCCTCGCTCAGCTGGTCGAGACCGGCGGGATCGACCGGGAGTTCGTCGAGGAGTACACCGAGGGGTACGAACAGCTCGTGGCCGACCTGCCGGACGTAGCGACCGCCGCGGAGACCGCGGGAGTCACCACCGAGACTGTCGCCGATCTCGCCGAGGCCTTCGCCGATCCGACGCTGCTGTACTGGGGGATGGGCGTCAACCAGAGCACCCACGGCACCGCCACCGCACGGATGCTCATCAACCTCTGTCTGGCGACCGGGAACCTGGGGCCGGGCAGTGGCCCGTTCTCGTTGACGGGGCAGGCCAACTCGATGGGGACGCGGGTCTGCTCCTCGAAGGGGACCTGGCCCGGCCACCGATCCTTCGAGGACCCGGACAACCGGGCGCTGATCGCCGAGGCGTGGGACGTGCCCGTCGATCGGCTGCCCGCCGATCCGGGTCCAGGTCCGGTCGGCATCGTCGACAGGATCAACCGCGGCCACGTCGACGCCTGCTGGGTCGTCGCGACGAACCCGGCCGCGGGGATGCCCCACGCGACGAACGTCAAGCGCGCGCTCGACGACGTGTTCCTCGTCGTCCAGGACGCCTTCCGCTCGGAGACCGTCGAACACGCCGACGTAGTCCTGCCGGCGGCGACCTGGGGGGAGAGCGAGGGGACGGTGATGAACATGGAACGGCGTATCTCCAGGGTCACCGCCGTCAGCGACGTCATCGACACCGTCAGACACGACCTCGACATCATCGCCGAGATCGGGAACCGGATCGAACCGGGACTGTTCGACGACCCACCGCTTTCCCCCGAGTCGGTCTTCGACGAGATCCGCGACCTCACCGCCGGGACGCCCGCGGACTGTTCGGGGATCACCTACGACCGCCTGGCGGAGGAACTGGCGGTCCGCTGGCCCGCGCCCGACGCCACCAGCGAAGGCGGCTATCGCTACGTCGACGGCGAGGACTGGACCTTCCCGACCGACTCCGGACGTGCCCGCTTCTCCACGCCGACGACCTACGAGGGCGTCCCGGAACCGACCGATCCCGAGTACCCGCTGTTGCTGACGACCGGCCGGCGTGCCGGGGCCTACAACACCGGCGTTCGCAACCGCGAAACCGCCGAGGACGTACCGAGCGCGCGCATCAATCCCGAGACCGCGGGCCAGTACGTCGAGTTGCTGGATCGGGGCCGGACCGTCGTCGAGTCCCGCCGGGCGAACGTCACCGTCACGCTCGTCCCGGACGACAGCATCCCGCCCGGAGCGATCTGGATGGATCTCCACCACCCGTCGGTCAACGACCTGACGCTCCCGGCGATCGATCCCGACTCCAACGAGCCCAACTACAAACAGTGTGCGGTCCGTCTGGCGGCGCCGGACAGGTCCTCACCGGTCACTCGCGGCGGCGTCCACACGGGAACGGTCGTCAGACGATAACCGGCTACTCCAGCAGTTCCGGTGCGACGTCGTAGGCGACGGCCGCCCGTTGTGCCGTCGGCGGGTCCGACGAATCCGGGAGCACCTCCTCGTTCCGGTCCTCGTGCATGGTCAGTCGTCCGCCGAGAGCGGTTGGCCGCTGGCGTCTGTCGGTGCCGGGCTCTCGCCGTCGTCGAACGGATACCACGACTGTTTCCCGTCGGCCAGGCAGGGGTCGGTGTACCCCTCGACCTCCGCTGGTTCGGCCAGCTCGACGATGGTCTCGTGACCGGTGGCGTCGACCCACTCGCGGAAGGTCTGGCCCTCCGAACGGAGCGCGGAGTAGGCCTCGACGATGTTCTTGATCATCCCGGGCAACTCGTCGGCCGGGACCCGCTGGCGGACCCACTCGATGAACGTCGGTTCCTCGCCGACACCGCCGCCGACGCCGACGTCTACCGCCTCGACCATCTGGCCGTCCTTGCGGGCACGCATCCCCTGGAGGCCGATGTCGGCAGTCATCGCCTGGCCGCAGTCGGCCGTACAGCCCGAGAAGTGCATCTTGATGCGGTCCACGTCGTCGGGGACGTCGACGTTGTCGCCCAGCCACCGCAGCAGGCGGGCCATCCGGGCTTTCGTCTCGGTGAGCGCCAGCGAACAGAACTCCGTCCCGGTACAGGCCATCGCGCCCTGGACGAACGGGTTGGGCTCGGGCGAGTGTTTCTCCAGCAGCGGCTCGTTGAGCAGGTTCGACAGGTTCCCGTCGGGCACGTCCATGATGAGGGGGTTCTGCCGGCGGGTCAACCGCACTTCACCGGAGCCGTACGCGTCCGCGAGGTCCGCGAGCTCGATCGCGTCCTCGGCCGACAGGCGGCCGACCGGCACCGAGAGGCCGACGTAGTTCTTGTCGTCTTTCTGGTCGTAGACACCGACGTGGTCGTGGGCGCCGTACTCGGTGGGCTTGCCCGCGTTGTACGTGTACTCCCCGCGGAAGTCGGTCCCGGCGGTCTCGAACTCGAAGTCCAGCCGTTCGTCCAGTTCCTCCCGGATGGCGTCGG
Above is a window of Haloarcula halophila DNA encoding:
- the nasA gene encoding assimilatory nitrate reductase NasA, translated to MTQWKPTTCMRCAVGCGQLQRGVDEGYGVDEVQGNHRHPTANGLACERGIRETKNPDGEWLTEPLIRRGDTLRPTTWDTALGTVAAEFLRAIGDGRDSVAVLGSGQQTNEAAYALGKLARGGIGTRHFDANTTLCMASAVTAYYDAFASDAPPCTYDDIPAADTHLVWGANPAVAHPVLYRWLLDSANETDGRLVVVDPVASETAADADRHVALEPGTDLVLARAVLAQLVETGGIDREFVEEYTEGYEQLVADLPDVATAAETAGVTTETVADLAEAFADPTLLYWGMGVNQSTHGTATARMLINLCLATGNLGPGSGPFSLTGQANSMGTRVCSSKGTWPGHRSFEDPDNRALIAEAWDVPVDRLPADPGPGPVGIVDRINRGHVDACWVVATNPAAGMPHATNVKRALDDVFLVVQDAFRSETVEHADVVLPAATWGESEGTVMNMERRISRVTAVSDVIDTVRHDLDIIAEIGNRIEPGLFDDPPLSPESVFDEIRDLTAGTPADCSGITYDRLAEELAVRWPAPDATSEGGYRYVDGEDWTFPTDSGRARFSTPTTYEGVPEPTDPEYPLLLTTGRRAGAYNTGVRNRETAEDVPSARINPETAGQYVELLDRGRTVVESRRANVTVTLVPDDSIPPGAIWMDLHHPSVNDLTLPAIDPDSNEPNYKQCAVRLAAPDRSSPVTRGGVHTGTVVRR
- a CDS encoding MFS transporter produces the protein MGLIKMTKYRTLLLATIGFNFSFLIWFSFAPFTGPMAEEFGLSTAEIGILASSAIWMAPFGRMLTGWLSDKFGAPAIFAIVLAYVGLFSMASAFMRDYSLFFVTRIIVATAGITFVIGIQHVAEWFEEENLGLAEGIYAGVGNAGAAGGALILPRVFGSGWSGPLFSTNWRAAFFYTGVVSVGLAVAYYTLGEAAKSEEKRQATKDNASFKDWLHTATRYGTVVLALAYVMTFGLELSMNGWLATYYREAFNQDNLVIASTFAATFSVAAGLLRPIGGYVSDVLARTERNILPFFTGRYREQWTFVTLCFVVLTMFGMTLAGLSGVLMGAVAVGFLVGTACAFAEGSIFAMVPSMFPNSSGAVAGVVGGVGTVGGIVYPLIYSAPWLANLHLGYSVVAASMIPIVLLSAWVFRPEVAKVANTAGFVGSAGGTDAAVSGDD
- a CDS encoding P-II family nitrogen regulator codes for the protein MSETDEREIKMIVAMVRPDKLGDVKKALAEVGAPSLTVTNVSGRGSQPAKKGQWRGEEYVVDLHQKVKIECVVADTPAGDVVEAIKEGAHTGEKGDGKVFVLPVEEAHQVRTGESGPDAV
- a CDS encoding PAS domain-containing sensor histidine kinase, which produces MFGIDRDGRLSFVTEEFATLLSMAPGALQGRQLTSLLPADDAETVMRELRAVQETDDRQTGRCQVVFDLGDRQVPATIELTAADGAVVCSVHRSTSVHDRFDRLFDLIQDPAVAFEIVDREPLVHAVNTPFAETFGYDPADIVGESLNEFIVPEQKDEEAMDYDQRTADGKANHAIVARKTVDGWREFDYHSVPYQADDGRQYGFAIYTDVTEDRRRQQRLRVLHRVLRHNLRNDLSVVIGAAQHLNSAATDSYTITMTERILDAAGRLDAVSQQAKEVESALENTTERPIDPGSLARSVTEDYPETVTVHPSIRPSVAVPGGPGLYDALDNLVENAVEHTPEGTAVRLVVEEEGDEVLLKVTDDGPGIPAIERAAVFDGETITTLQHGSGLGIWLARWVAESAGGALSYDRTAGWTVVTIRLPAVAADSADILDLDAGESESETLPE
- the lrp gene encoding HTH-type transcriptional regulator Lrp, with protein sequence MVDEIDRAVVNALLEDGRASARDVATETGVAATTVSRRMDELESAGVIEKYTARVDYGALGYDVTAVFQLSVDGDGLVEVTESMGDQHNLLAVYEVTGSHDIVAVGKFQDTDEMNAYIKRLVTDEHVRSVSTSIVLNAVREHEQFPVDEDDQ
- a CDS encoding ABC transporter substrate-binding protein, which produces MDSEQSSRRAVLRAVAAGTATVGGAGCMGGGGESGSTATPSRYANQPVGEDSVTFGFPVALSGPFGSDGERQERGFRLAVKHLNEGGGWVDSERFAALSGDGVLGRTVEMVTGNTESSPDTAVSVARDLVGSEGAVMIAGGSSANTAVKLLDLCHPRGVVHMIGFAPGTNVTGADCSRYGFQEMFNPKMAAQALMPVLLDRFGERASVYGLHANSDFGFTQANELRRAMLDNNWDYQGDTQTTVGTSDYGPQLEEAKAANPDVLALSYRGIDGANAIRQASEVFDDIEIVAPLLSPTTAELAGEAIEGVLGTISWDPSIDTPLSKTFRDSFQQEFGSPEDRPNWRLGSDQAHLAYGQTLQYAAAVERAGTFEPPSVIRELEGHQYAMGIGQETMRACDHQAIRPVPVVEGLPAAEQAESRYYDSVTIARNVGYACNEDPADDCRELGPYEPTTEVE
- the mobA gene encoding molybdenum cofactor guanylyltransferase — protein: MRSAVVLAGGHSTRFGQQDEAVAELDGDPLIRQVVDSVSEGVDEVVVNCRDEQRAAIDEAVGDHDLRYAIDPVPDGGPVAGIRTGCRVARGAWTVVAACDTPFVDPSLVETLFEQCRGDGAVPRIAGRCRPLMAVYDTDAAIEACETTLGTGSRAATDFLDRLSPAVVSEPAPPETVAEIDTRATLRLLCSRST
- a CDS encoding ammonium transporter, with the protein product MVLAPLQVTADALNYTWILVVSFLIFFMHAGFAMLEAGQVRSKNVANQLTKNLLTWSVGVTVFFAIGSGIASLAGGGGFSAAFMTTGTGWIDWLYGAVFAMTAATIVSGAVAGRAKLRAYMTYTFLLAAVIYPVVIAMTWSSTGPGLVEVITGTAFTDFAGGMIVHGMGGIAGLTAAAILGPRMGRFNEDGSANVIPGHSMTFAVLGTLILAFGWYGFNVGTSAIIGDAFLGEQLGRVAMTTTISMAMGAIGAAGVAWFKTGKVDTLYVANGLLAGLVGITAIPHTTAWWGAFVVGILSGAQLPIVFNFVERTLNIDDVCAVFPVHGSAGVLGTLLYPFVAAGSVAIVPAFIAQFVGVVIIGGWTLTATAVIWFVLKSVGQARVTPEHEQEGLDVSEHGVETYPEFGSDGVVADGGNVSEMIRSDGGSKDE
- a CDS encoding chemotaxis protein CheC — its product is MSLEVDVRKLDLFNQMAKEGSSTVADHLGQLTGLDAGVRTSQINFLDIEDVKTHIGTDRRVGIYVTLEEAPHGYVLFMLEPADSKRLAGAMMGGMGDPSEGEGFSEMERSAMQEIGNIMTSGFIDGWANVLRTTIDMGTPNFVYGPANGIVDEMGGWPDSELVFVINSRITVDDGDLGMTVYTFPELAALVDLIQNIDLETDVAEDTDADDVL